One segment of Daphnia magna isolate NIES linkage group LG2, ASM2063170v1.1, whole genome shotgun sequence DNA contains the following:
- the LOC116915432 gene encoding 28S ribosomal protein S35, mitochondrial, with amino-acid sequence MSAIVNLRVFRNFQQFVSFRPISNYPTSLNKNIGVQNVEDDDFRVLELGPNKSNNMRGNRRKTAYKKTPVHPPRSNKMPVDQDWPSVWPVARVFHPASVPLPLHQGWVEPGTTPPGKFANAELMKIPNFLHLTPPAIQRQCEALKKFCTEWPKELNTDEKIDHHFPIQITTSDYLHSSPTIRDARARIVTLQVKLSTLHLNSHAKDKLLRLVKERYDPVNDILTIVSERCPLRKQNIDYAIYLLNVLVSESWKTEPWENEKSEADMEKYVWEGSQSQRTLQQLLERMPDKATDLPEVIEQYSVNVTRFHNEGEDTENVNAYKESVIKLLGLNA; translated from the exons ATGTCTGCAATTGTAAATCTACGTGTTTTTCGCAATTTCCAGCAATTTGTGTCATTCAGACCGATTTCAAATTATCCCACTTCGTTGAATAAAAACATAGGAGTCCAAAATGTTGAAG ATGACGATTTTCGAGTGTTGGAACTGGGTCCCaacaaatcaaataatatGAGAGGAAACCGCCGAAAAACAGCCTACAAGAAAACACCAGTTCATCCCCCACGCAGCAATAAAATGCCTGTCGACCAAGATTGGCCTTCTGTGTGGCCTGTTGCACGAGTATTTCATCCTGCCAGTGTTCCATTGCCCTTGCATCAAGGCTGGGTAGAGCCTGGGACTACACCCCCTGGAAAATTTGCCAATGCAGAGTTGATGAAAATACCGAATTTTCTTCACTTGACACCACCTGCGATCCAGAGACAATGTGAAGCATTGAAAA AATTCTGCACAGAGTGGCCCAAGGAATTGAATACTGATGAGAAGATTGATCATCATTTTCCTATACAAATCACAACCAGCGATTATCTCCATTCCTCCCCCACAATCAGGGATGCCCGTGCAAGGATTGTGacactacaa GTGAAACTGAGCACATTGCATCTCAACAGCCATGCCAAGGATAAACTACTTCGACTAGTCAAAGAACGTTACGATCCCGTAAACGACATCTTAACTATAGTATCAGAAAGATGTCCTTTAAGAAAGCAGAATATTGATTACGCCATATATCTGCTGAACGTCCTGGTCAGCGAATCTTGG AAAACCGAACCTTGGGAGAACGAGAAATCGGAAGCAGACATGGAAAAATACGTGTGGGAAGGAAGTCAGTCGCAGCGTACATTACAGCAGCTGTTAGAACGAATGCCAGACAAAGCTACCGACCTGCCCGAAGTAATCGAACAGTACTCAGTAAACGTTACGCGGTTCCATAATGAAG gtgAAGACACCGAAAATGTGAACGCATATAAAGAATCTGTTATAAAGCTGTTGGGTTTGAATGCCTGA
- the LOC116915397 gene encoding high-affinity choline transporter 1, with protein sequence MAINVPGLLSVVIFYFLILVVGIWAGWKNRGKGSQGGTEQIMLAGRDMGTFVGVLTMTATWVGGGYVIGSTEGAFTSGVVWCQAPFGYGISLIVAGLFFANPMRSAGYHTMLDPFQEKYGAKIGGILFLPALCGEILWSSAILSALGSTLSVILGLDNTISVVVSAAVAMLYTLFGGLHSVAYTDVVQLFCIAIGLTICVPFAWNHKAVDTKALTVPGTWEGVIEIYNVGVYIENYLLIVIGGIPWQVYFQRVLACRTPKQAQTISYLAGFGAILLAAPPICLGVIARVTDWNAATHGTINVTVEEHGRMILPLMLQFLTPPWVSFIGLGAISAAVMSSADSSILSSSTMFARNIYQAIFFTDASERHVLRVMWVAIVVVAALASLMALTVNSIYGLFVLSSDLVYVLLFPQLLLVLYWNEHCNSYGCLASISSGFLFRFLGGEPLIGLPAFLAYPFYDPILGQLFPFRTMSMIISLMSHVIVSIIARWIFVNNLLPAKWDLLRCFNQPIIPGTVPALAIRPTVPVSTISQSSDLRKKSHDDSVSGQCSSLDMGRLYIPRPKLRRNSGHGIYRREIVPGYSQGRTTKPLIFLSLL encoded by the exons ATGGCCATAAACGTGCCAGGTTTATTGTCGgttgtcattttttatttcctcatTCTGGTTGTGGGCATTTGGGCCGGATGGAAGAACCGTGGCAAAGGATCACAAGGCGGAACGGAACAAATCATGTTAGCCGGAAGGGATATGGGAACGTTTGTCGGTGTCCTTACCATGACAG ccACCTGGGTTGGGGGAGGTTATGTTATTGGATCCACTGAGGGAGCTTTCACTAGCGGTGTTGTATGGTGCCAAGCTCCATTCGGATACGGCATCAGCCTGATTGTCG CTGGATTATTTTTCGCCAATCCGATGCGCAGCGCTGGATACCACACAATGCTGGATCCATTTCAGGAGAAGTATGGAGCTAAAATCGGGGGCATCCTCTTTCTGCCGGCTCTTTGTGGGGAGATTCTCTGGTCGTCGGCTATTCTGTCTGCCCTCGGGTCTACCCTATCCGTCATCCTTGGATTGGACAACACCATCTCCGTTGTGGTTAGCGCAGCGGTAGCCATGCTCTACACCTTGTTTGGAGGCCTTCACAGTGTAGCGTATACGGATGTGGTGCAGCTCTTTTGCATCGCCATCGGACTT ACAATTTGCGTGCCATTCGCCTGGAATCATAAAGCGGTAGACACAAAGGCTTTAACGGTTCCAGGAACCTGGGAAGGAGTGATAGAGATTTACAATGTTGGCGTTTATATTGAAAATTACCTTTTGATTGTCATAGGAGGCATTCCCTGGCAG GTTTATTTTCAGCGTGTCCTTGCCTGTAGAACACCAAAACAGGCCCAGACGATTTCATATTTGGCTGGATTTGGAGCTATCCTGCTGGCGGCTCCACCCATATGCCTGGGAGTCATAGCCCGAGTTACAG ATTGGAATGCTGCAACACACGGAACTATAAATGTCACAGTCGAAGAACACGGAAGAATGATTTTGCCTCTAATGTTGCAATTCTTAACACCCCCG TGGGTTTCCTTTATCGGCCTGGGAGCAATTTCAGCAGCAGTCATGTCATCCGCTGATTCTTCCATTCTTTCATCTAGTACCATGTTTGCCAGAAATATTTATCAAGCCATTTTCTTCACGGAt GCATCGGAACGGCACGTTCTTCGAGTGATGTGGGTCGCGATTGTTGTTGTAGCCGCCCTGGCATCTTTGATGGCCTTAACCGTCAATTCTATTTATGGTTTATT CGTGCTGAGTTCTGACTTGGTCTACGTGTTGCTGTTTCCTCAGTTATTGCTGGTCCTCTACTGGAACGAACATTGCAATTCGTATGGTTGCCTAGCCAGTATTTCCTCAGGATTTCTGTTTCGGTTTCTAG GAGGAGAACCGCTAATAGGATTACCAGCCTTTTTGGCTTATCCATTTTATGATCCAATTCTTGGCCAACTGTTCCCATTCCGAACGATGAGCATGATCATTTCCCTCATGTCACACGTGATCGTATCGATTATCGCTCGTTGGATCTTTGTGAATAATTTGTTACCCGCCAAATGGGATCTACTCCGCTGTTTCAATCAACCCATAATACCGGGCACTGTTCCAGCGCTAGCGATCCGGCCAACCGTTCCTGTATCGACGATTTCGCAATCCAGTGACCTGCGCAAAAAAAGTCATGACGATTCCGTAAGCGGTCAATGTTCAAGTTTGGACATGGGCCGGTTGTACATACCCCGGCCGAAACTCAGGCGAAATTCAGGTCATGGAATTTACCGAAGGGAGATCGTACCTGGTTATTCACAAGGGAGAACTACGAAACCATTGATATTTCTATCATTGCTTTAA
- the LOC116915346 gene encoding LOW QUALITY PROTEIN: ankyrin repeat domain-containing protein 50 (The sequence of the model RefSeq protein was modified relative to this genomic sequence to represent the inferred CDS: deleted 2 bases in 2 codons), producing MSIRFHPQLMLDGSSKPFYCREWVFAKITHILDNRTAEKIQVANISGVLIVGEPGAGKTAVTLEIVRGGVGQHCRSLSNRVLASHFINGYEPETQSVAGFIRRLVDQLQESRLIDGYADKLRHPEMAEWLHPERMELDPDEAFQRTVLFPLLEMDTPPRNLLLIVDSLDEPSLVLDGGFNGVRRLTDLPDGDSSQSIAELLANHHHLLPPWLLLLVTLRRSNKPLARLFTGFKKIALDQVRRNSVVRDVQQYILARLEKEAALRRHLTRETAPALNMLHIKSHGCLLYVEAVLDGVADGSVLLRDIPEIPGTLNGLYLWLCQRLFTRRGWNKVQPLLAALLASRHPPSQDQLLRAAYTIDARMSRSEFRKRMNMLRKLLVPAAGPDSSGGRMQIFHSSFGEWLTDVKHCTQRFLIKVSEGHARWAVTLASRGESMTEEELEDLTFHLGRMQLQPPLEAWHLPLWLLWTKTPIPDKAVLEAVMVSSLGAQNLSPDDIESQLDGTSPFGIVAKDSGSQEKPETDIVAAHPEDDETSAIVAAMATDESIRQSPEHVITTSPLAGTTMADPAEEIERLIEHEEEEEEEEEEEEEGGKSDFPCFGAPEQCWLLRHAHSLNEAEDPEQSLFYAAQMGYTSAVTKLCHRYRSSISLAALRHALSIAARQGHASLVAILLEAGADPDVADSEGWTPLRASAWGGHASTVQVLLEQGAQVDASDSEGRTALRAAAWAGHEEVVRALLNAGAQVDGEDRQGRTPLIAAAYMGHADIVAALLDAGAQPDHVDCEGRTALSVAVLSVACRTQPNGNHPPSGGGDGSVRRRRPRVLVKRRPSKVNSDDIHPASQEQDTSSSPPAEVASSIYPDSGITGTLTGTLAGTLDGEDNEAVETVTILLEYGASVNHQDKVDGLTPLLVAAFEGHRTVCELLLEADADVDQADLGGRTPLLAAASMGHGHIVELLLFWGCYVDSIDAEGRTVLSIACAQGSVDVVRLLLDRGLDEAHRDNAGWTPLHYAAFEGHAAVVDLVLEVGARMDATDNDGRAPILLATQEGHLSVVERLIELGADINQKSLDGKTPLRVAALEGHDSVLSALVEAGADLTSKDPDGRSTLYLLTIENKIQQVEIILSKAAGKYNLEEDRDLEGRTPLHIAAWQGHTSMVELLLRYGADVNAVDREQRTPLQSSAWQGHESVVWLLLKAGARGDQPCSQGATPLSIAAQEGHEGVARLLLASGADPNRADGCGRTALKLAMKGGHKKVIQLLENSSSTSSKSSDLGSKYLSVNGPDPTPKDYSPASTFETASCKSGSNLTSSTPRSSSLTAELKASPSPSVQTSQLSFTQQLQQQAGQQRGSRPRTAGLHLPLYSANRILSPLSEPQSPLYASPHRPLRPMSPPSGSRSIKRRRKVNPRQSQPHVHRSSLDHHRLVSVLTDRIGPMTGSAKNGHSRSSLTSLLRRERSEDAFRVSSIGSTTPPVPHRTSSIDPDRTQPTHRMDILKNEPSLRPSSVPLTQSSHMQIILGIPSKSRRNGFGHRPVAHPQVSRDSHHGGFSGMLAGIRNSALLHGSTKLKNALCNAVSRPVGVIKKETQL from the exons ATGTCGATCCGCTTTCATCCGCAACTGATGCTCGACGGTTCCAGCAAACCGTTTTACTGTCGTGAATGGGTCTTTGCCAAAATCACTCACATACTCGACAACAGGACGGCCGAGAAGATCCAAGTCGCCAATATTTCCGGCGTATTGATCGTCGGTGAGCCGGGTGCTGGAAAAACGGCCGTCACGTTAGAAATCGTGCGCGGAGGAGTAGGCCAGCATTGCAGGTCTCTGTCAAATCGTGTCTTGGCCAGCCATTTCATCAATGGATACGAACCGGAAACGCAATCGGTGGCTGGATTCATCCGCCGGTTGGTGGATCAACTTCAAGAATCACGGCTGATCGATGGATACGCAGACAAGTTGCGACACCCTGAAATGGCCGAATGGCTCCATCCGGAACGTATGGAACTTGATCCAGACGAAGCCTTCCAGCGAACTGTTCTCTTTCCCCTCCTCGAGATGGATACGCCTCCGCGCAATTTGCTTCTCATCGTAGATTCATTAGACGAGCCTTCGCTTGTGTTGGATGGCGGCTTCAACGGTGTTCGAAGGCTGACGGACCTGCCCGACGGCGATTCCAGTCAGAGCATAGCCGAGTTGCTGGCCAATCATCACCATTTGCTTCCGCCATGGCTTCTTTTACTCGTGACGCTGCGGAGGAGTAACAAACCCCTAGCTCGTCTTTTTACGGGCTTCAAGAAAATTGCGTTGGATCAGGTGCGTCGTAATTCAGTCGTCCGTGATGTCCAGCAATACATTCTAGCCCGTCTGGAGAAGGAGGCCGCTCTTAGGCGCCACTTGACCCGAGAGACAGCGCCAGCTCTCAACATGTTGCATATTAAAAGCCACGGATGTTTGTTGTACGTTGAAGCGGTGCTGGATGGCGTCGCGGACGGGTCCGTTCTCCTTCGTGACATACCTGAAATACCTGGCACACTTAACGGGCTCTACCTGTGGCTTTGTCAGCGACTCTTTACCCGGCGCGGTTGGAATAAAGTCCAGCCATTATTGGCCGCTCTGTTGGCCAGCAGGCATCCGCCAAGTCAAGATCAACTCCTGCGTGCAGCTTACACCATTGACGCCCGGATGTCTAGATCCGAGTTTCGCAAACGAATGAACATGTTGCGCAAGTTATTAGTTCCGGCTGCTGGGCCGGATTCTTCCGGTGGGCGGATGCAGATTTTTCACAGCAGTTTCGGCGAGTGGCTAACAGACGTGAAACATTGTACGCAACGTTTTCTAATTAAAGTGTCGGAAGGTCATGCTCGCTGGGCTGTGACGCTGGCCAGCCGAGGTGAATCCATGACCGAGGAAGAACTGGAAGACTTAACGTTTCATCTCGGTAGGATGCAGTTGCAGCCGCCACTGGAAGCCTGGCATCTTCCGCTTTGGCTCTTGTGGACCAAAACCCCTATCCCGGATAAGGCCGTCCTTGAAGCCGTCATGGTCAGCAGCCTTGGTGCTCAGAATCTGAGCCCAGATGACATCGAAAGTCAACTGGACGGAACGAGTCCGTTCGGTATAGTGGCGAAGGACAGCGGATCTCAAGAGAAACCGGAAACTGATATCGTCGCTGCACATCCGGAAGACGATGAAACGAGTGCTATTGTTGCTGCCATGGCGACCGATGAGTCCATTCGTCAGTCGCCTGAACATGTTATTACTACTAGTCCATTAGCCGGGACGACGATGGCGGATCCGGCGGAAGAGATTGAGAGATTGATTGAACacgaagaagaggaggaagaagaagaagaagaagaagaggaggggGGAAAGAGCGATTTCCCCTGTTTTGGAGCGCCGGAACAGTGTT GGTTATTACGCCACGCCCATTCGCTGAACGAAGCGGAAGATCCGGAGCAGTCGCTCTTTTACGCTGCCCAAATGGGATACACTTCGGCCGTTACCAAACTTTGCCATCGCTACCGATCGTCCATCAGTCTAGCGGCGTTACGCCATGCTCTGTCTATCGCCGCCCGTCAAGGTCACGCTTCTCTAGTCGCCATATTGCTGGAAGCCGGAGCGGATCCCGACGTTGCCGATTCAGAGGGATGGACACCACTCAGAGCCTCTGCTTGGGGTGGGCATGCCTCTACAGTCCAAGTGCTGCTGGAACAAGGCGCTCAGGTGGACGCTAGCGACTCGGAAGGCAGAACTGCACTCAGAGCGGCCGCTTGGGCCGGCCATGAAGAAGTCGTCCG TGCCCTGTTGAACGCTGGTGCCCAAGTCGATGGAGAAGATCGACAGGGACGGACGCCGCTTATTGCGGCCGCTTATATGGGCCACGCAGATATCGTTGCTGCTCTATTAGATGCAGGTGCTCAGCCAGACCATGTCGATTGCGAAGGGCGGACTGCCCTTTCAGTGGCGGTGCTCAGCGTCGCCTGCCGGACACAACCTAATGGAAATCATCCGCCATCTGGTGGTGGAGACGGTAGCGTCCGCCGCCGCCGTCCTCGGGTGTTGGTCAAACGGCGTCCATCTAAAGTCAATTCAGATGACATCCATCCGGCCAGCCAAGAGCAAGACACTTCGTCTTCACCTCCAGCAGAAGTGGCATCGTCTATTTATCCAGACAGTGGAATTACCGGTACGCTGACGGGCACTTTGGCTGGAACTTTAGATGGTGAAGATAACGAAGCTGTTGAAACGGTGACCATCCTTCTGGAGTACGGCGCTTCCGTCAACCATCAAGATAAAGTAGACGGTCTAACTCCACTTTTAGTGGCCGCTTTCGAAGGCCATCG GACGGTGTGTGAACTGCTACTGGAAGCAGATGCCGATGTAGATCAGGCAGATTTAGGAGGGCGTACGCCACTCCTAGCGGCCGCGTCCATGGGACACGGCCACATTGTCGAGCTTCTCCTTTTTTGGGGTTGCTATGTGGACAGTATCGATGCTGAAGGTCGTACAGTTTTGTCTATCGCCTGCGCCCAG GGGTCGGTTGATGTTGTCCGATTGCTGTTGGATCGTGGGCTGGATGAAGCTCACCGTGACAATGCCGGTTGGACGCCCTTACATTATGCGGCTTTCGAAGGCCATGCGGCCGTCGTTGATCTTGTACTGGAAGTCGGCGCTCGAATGGACGCTACCGACAATGACGGTCGAGCGCCCATTTTGCTGGCCACTCAAGAAGGTCACCTGTCCGTCGTCGAACGATTGATTGAACTGGGAGCCGATATCAATCAAAAGAGTCTTGACGGTAAAACACCGTTACGCGTGGCCGCCCTCGAGGGCCACGATTCCGTTTTGTCCGCCTTAGTGGAAGCCGGTGCGGATCTAACGTCCAAGGACCCCGACGGGCGCAGCACTCTATATCTCTTGACGATTGAGAACAAAATCCAGCAAGTAGAGATTATCCTTTCCAAGGCTGCGGGCAAGTACAATTTGGAGGAGGATCGCGATCTCGAAGGACGGACGCCGCTGCACATTGCCGCTTGGCAGGGGCACACGTCAATGGTTGAGTTATTGCTTCGTTACGGAGCCGATGTCAACGCGGTCGACCGGGAACAGCGGACGCCGTTACAGAGCTCAGCTTGGCAAGGACACGAGTCCGTTGTTTGGCTCCTGCTCAAGGCCGGCGCTCGTGGTGATCAGCCCTGCTCGCAGGGAGCCACACCTCTCTCTATAG CTGCACAAGAAGGACACGAAGGCGTAGCCAGACTGTTGCTGGCCAGTGGAGCGGATCCCAACCGAGCGGACGGATGCGGTCGAACGGCTCtgaaa ctGGCCATGAAAGGCGGTCATAAGAAAGTAATTCAGCTGTTGGAAAACTCGTCCAGCACGTCGTCAAAATCGTCCGATCTTGGATCGAAATATTTGTCGGTCAATGGGCCAGACCCCACACCCAAGGACTACAGCCCGGCTTCAACTTTCGAGACGGCC agttGCAAGTCTGGTAGCAACTTGACATCGTCAACACCAAGGTCGTCTTCGCTGACGGCCGAATTGAAAGCCTCTCCATCACCGTCTGTTCAAACGTCGCAACTCagctttacacaacagctgcAGCAGCAAGCTGGACAGCAACGAGGATCTCGACCTCGAACAGCCGGGCTGCATTTGCCACTTTACTCGGCGAATCGCATTTTATCGCCGTTAAGCGAACCTCAAAGTCCGCTTTACGCTTCTCCT CACCGCCCACTCCGCCCAATGAGCCCGCCATCTGGCAGCCGATCCATCAAACGACGCCGCAAAGTCAACCCCCGACAGTCACAACCACATGTGCACCGTTCATCGCTGGATCACCACCGCTTGGTGTCTGTCCTGACCGACCGTATAGGTCCGATGACGGGCAGTGCCAAAAATGGCCATTCACGTTCCAGTTTGACGAGTCTGTTGCGACGTGAGCGATCAGAAGATGCTTTCAGAGTCTCCAGCATCGGTAGTACAACACCTCCTGTGCCCCATCGGACATCCAGCATCGATCCAGACCGTACACAACCTACGCACCGGATGGATATACTTAAAAACGAGCCCTCTCTAAGGCCGTCTTCGGTCCCTCTCACACAGAGTAGTCACATGCAAATCATTTTAG GAATCCCATCCAAATCACGACGTAATGGGTTCGGTCACCGTCCAGTCGCCCATCCGCAAGTGTCACGCGATAGTCACCACGGCGGTTTCAGCGGGATGTTGGCCGGCATCCGCAATAGCGCCCTACTTCATGGCAGCACCAAATTGAAAAACGCTTTGTGTAACGCCGTTAGCCGGCCAGTTGGAGTCATCAAAAAGGAAACtcagttataa